In Frondihabitans sp. PAMC 28766, a genomic segment contains:
- a CDS encoding alpha/beta hydrolase — translation MSTPTLFCLHALGSSGGEFAALTAELGDTFDVVAIDLPGFGHASTATGTTIDEMVRHVIREIKQHPAGRWMIVGHSMGGKIATLVAKRTLDGTAGLFGLSGVVLLAASPPSPEPMTDESRAQSIAMAADGPVSAADARSFIDDNVGAPLDAAADARALDDVQHSDPEAWRAWFERGSREDHLAAVGTLDVPAAIVAGGADGDLGPDAQRRLNAPVYPRADVTVLDGAGHLLPYERPREVADVILRLWNDHAGRGPVVPDDVIRTIASARTSTKTRAILARRALADEPDHAPRSMTAEQLATFRAIADRVVPQGSGPEQPHPHDAIDIAARVDSQLAREHSDGWRNAALPPDPEAYRLALDVLADFASLTETEQDATIEALIDGSYEPGGDAALDAKQLSLWFEDCRVDLVRTWLAHPATMARVGFDGYANGGDLTRIQGFQRLGAGEREGWEPAMPAAPGAAAVPAAFTATQAATTAQPATTPQAATTAEAATTPQAATTAGETR, via the coding sequence ATGTCGACTCCCACACTCTTCTGCCTCCACGCCCTCGGCTCGAGCGGGGGTGAGTTCGCGGCGCTCACCGCCGAACTCGGCGACACGTTCGACGTCGTCGCGATCGACCTGCCGGGGTTCGGCCACGCGTCGACAGCCACCGGCACGACGATCGACGAGATGGTGCGCCACGTCATCCGCGAGATCAAGCAGCACCCGGCTGGCCGCTGGATGATCGTCGGCCACAGCATGGGCGGCAAGATCGCAACCCTCGTCGCGAAGCGCACTCTCGACGGCACAGCCGGGCTGTTCGGCCTGAGCGGCGTCGTGCTGCTCGCCGCCTCGCCGCCTTCACCCGAGCCGATGACCGACGAGAGCAGAGCGCAGTCGATCGCGATGGCCGCCGACGGCCCGGTGAGTGCTGCGGACGCCCGCTCTTTCATCGACGACAACGTCGGGGCGCCGCTCGATGCAGCTGCAGACGCCCGTGCGCTCGACGACGTGCAACACTCCGACCCCGAGGCGTGGCGCGCCTGGTTCGAGCGCGGCAGCCGTGAAGACCACTTGGCCGCCGTCGGCACCCTCGACGTGCCGGCAGCCATCGTGGCGGGCGGCGCCGACGGTGACCTCGGCCCTGACGCGCAGCGCCGCCTCAACGCGCCCGTCTACCCGCGAGCAGACGTCACGGTGCTCGACGGGGCCGGCCATCTGCTTCCGTACGAGCGCCCGCGCGAGGTGGCCGACGTGATCCTGCGCCTGTGGAACGACCACGCCGGGCGCGGGCCCGTCGTGCCCGACGACGTCATCCGCACCATCGCGTCGGCCCGGACCAGCACGAAGACGCGGGCGATCCTGGCGAGGCGCGCGCTCGCCGACGAGCCCGACCACGCGCCGCGCTCGATGACGGCCGAGCAGCTCGCGACCTTCCGCGCCATCGCCGACCGGGTCGTGCCGCAGGGCTCGGGGCCCGAACAGCCCCACCCGCACGACGCCATCGACATCGCCGCCCGGGTCGACTCGCAGCTCGCGAGGGAGCACTCCGACGGGTGGCGCAACGCGGCCCTGCCCCCTGATCCTGAGGCCTATCGCCTCGCTCTCGACGTGCTCGCCGACTTCGCCAGCCTGACCGAGACCGAGCAGGACGCCACGATCGAGGCCCTCATCGACGGCAGCTACGAGCCCGGCGGCGACGCTGCGCTCGACGCGAAACAGCTGAGCCTGTGGTTCGAAGACTGCCGCGTCGACCTCGTGCGCACCTGGCTCGCGCACCCGGCGACGATGGCGCGCGTCGGCTTCGACGGCTACGCCAACGGCGGAGACCTGACCAGGATCCAGGGGTTCCAGCGCCTCGGTGCCGGCGAGCGTGAGGGCTGGGAGCCGGCGATGCCGGCCGCACCCGGAGCCGCGGCGGTGCCCGCTGCGTTCACAGCGACACAGGCTGCGACGACGGCACAGCCTGCGACGACGCCACAGGCTGCGACGACGGCAGAGGCTGCGACGACGCCACAGGCTGCGACGACGGCAGGAGAGACCCGATGA
- a CDS encoding GMC family oxidoreductase — MNLTGQRTYSDDETVDVVVVGTGAGGAPLLATLAARGLTVVALEAGPNFDPQQYTPDENQAVAINWMDERLSDGETPTAFGSNNSGKGVGGATLHWGAFTPRPDPRDLALKSTTGKGEDWPIGHAEITGYIERVEQFVGVSGPADYPWDPTRQYLMPPVARNASSDMMIRGCEALGITATDGPAAVLTLDRQQEHHGLRPACANCGACHQGCRSGAKVSMDTTYLPLAVANGAEIRPDSTVHGIEQDATGRVSAVVYTRDGVEHRQRTAALVLAAGGVETPRLLLHTGLANSSGQVGRNYMAHGATQVWGRFDEEMRSHRGYPSSIITEDFLRPSDADFAGGYLIQSLGVVPLTLSTTMVRGGGLWGRSLVDAMDNYRYLSGVGINGECLPRDENRLTLSDELDEFGIPKARIAFSQGPNEQAMDEHAIRTMTSIVEAAGATSTIVLARTAHTIGTARMGTSADTAVVDPDGRSFDVPNLWIADNSVFPTSVPANPALLIMALGLRTAERMFAAA; from the coding sequence ATGAACCTCACCGGACAACGCACCTACAGCGACGATGAGACGGTCGACGTCGTCGTGGTCGGCACCGGCGCCGGCGGCGCCCCCCTTCTCGCGACGCTCGCAGCCCGTGGGCTGACGGTGGTCGCGCTCGAGGCGGGCCCGAACTTCGACCCGCAGCAGTACACGCCCGACGAGAACCAGGCCGTCGCCATCAACTGGATGGACGAGCGGCTGAGCGACGGCGAGACTCCGACGGCGTTCGGCTCGAACAACTCGGGCAAGGGCGTCGGCGGCGCGACGTTGCACTGGGGCGCCTTCACCCCTCGCCCCGACCCGCGCGACCTCGCCCTCAAGTCGACGACAGGCAAGGGGGAGGACTGGCCGATCGGCCACGCAGAGATCACCGGTTACATCGAGCGTGTCGAGCAATTCGTCGGCGTCTCGGGCCCCGCCGACTACCCGTGGGACCCGACGCGGCAGTACCTGATGCCGCCCGTCGCGCGCAACGCCTCGAGCGACATGATGATCCGCGGCTGCGAGGCCCTCGGCATCACCGCCACCGACGGTCCGGCCGCGGTGTTGACTCTCGACCGTCAACAGGAGCACCACGGCCTCCGCCCCGCGTGCGCCAACTGCGGCGCCTGCCATCAGGGCTGCCGCTCGGGCGCCAAGGTCAGCATGGACACCACCTATCTGCCTCTTGCGGTCGCGAACGGCGCCGAGATCCGGCCCGACTCGACGGTGCACGGCATCGAGCAGGATGCCACGGGGCGCGTCAGCGCCGTCGTCTACACGCGCGATGGCGTGGAGCACCGTCAGCGAACCGCCGCCCTGGTGCTGGCCGCGGGCGGCGTCGAGACCCCGCGCCTTCTGCTGCACACCGGGCTCGCCAACTCGTCCGGCCAGGTGGGCCGCAACTACATGGCGCACGGCGCGACCCAGGTCTGGGGCCGCTTCGACGAAGAGATGCGGAGCCACCGCGGTTACCCGTCGTCGATCATCACCGAGGACTTCCTGCGGCCGAGCGACGCCGACTTCGCCGGCGGCTATCTGATTCAGAGCCTCGGCGTCGTGCCGCTCACGCTCTCGACCACGATGGTGCGAGGCGGCGGCCTCTGGGGCAGGTCGCTCGTCGACGCGATGGACAACTACCGCTACCTCTCCGGCGTGGGCATCAACGGCGAGTGCCTGCCGCGCGACGAGAACCGCCTGACGCTGTCCGACGAGCTCGACGAGTTCGGCATCCCGAAGGCGCGCATCGCCTTCAGCCAGGGGCCGAACGAGCAGGCGATGGACGAGCACGCGATCCGCACGATGACCTCGATCGTCGAGGCGGCGGGCGCGACCTCCACCATCGTGTTGGCGCGTACGGCGCACACGATCGGCACGGCGCGAATGGGAACTTCTGCCGACACGGCGGTCGTCGACCCCGACGGCCGCAGCTTCGACGTGCCGAACCTCTGGATCGCCGACAACTCGGTCTTCCCGACCTCGGTGCCGGCCAACCCCGCGCTGCTGATCATGGCGCTGGGGCTGCGAACCGCCGAGCGCATGTTCGCCGCGGCGTAG